The following nucleotide sequence is from Dialister pneumosintes.
CAACAACCACCTTTTCTGCTGCATTAGCAGCTTTTTATCAGCAAATTGATGTAGGACATGTAGAAGCGGGGCTTCGTACGGGTAATATGTATTCTCCTTTTCCGGAAGAAGCTAATCGTTCTTTAACCGGTATTCTAACTACCTTACACTTTGCACCTACGGATACAGCAAAAAATAATTTATTGATGGAAAACAGAAAAGAAGAAACTATTTTTACGGTTGGGAACTCTGTTATTGATGCATTACTGGCTACTGTTAAGAAAGATTATGTATTTGCAGATAAAGAAATAGAATCGATTGAGGAAGGGAAACGTATAATATTAGTAACTACGCATAGACGAGAAAATTTGGGAGATCCTATGCGCCAAGTATATCGTGCACTTAGAAGATTAATTGAAGATGTTCCTAATACGGAGATTGTATTTCCTGTGCATAGAAATCCATTAGTGCGTCAAGCCGTGAATGAAGAGTTGGCAGGAATTGCCGGTGTTCATTTGGTGGATCCTATGGAATATGAGCCTTTTACTAATTTAATGGCACGTGCAGATATCATTCTTACGGATTCGGGTGGAATTCAGGAAGAAGCTCCCAGTCTTGGGAAACCGGTATTGGTTCTTCGTGATACTACAGAAAGACCGGAAGCAGTTGCTTCCGGAACTGTGAAATTGGTAGGAACTGACGAGGAGAAAATATATAATACAGCCTATGAATTGTTAACTAATGTTAAGTCTTATCAGGAGATGGCGGAAGCAGTAAACCCATATGGAGATGGGCATGCTGCCACACGTATTGTTGAGGCTATTTTATACCACTATAAAATTTCTAAAAAGAAGCCATGTGCTTTTATAGCAAGATAGCAGACTTTATGATACAATAAATTTGTATGTGTTTGCCCGTGTCTTTTAACGTGATGTTAGAAGATGCGGT
It contains:
- the wecB gene encoding non-hydrolyzing UDP-N-acetylglucosamine 2-epimerase, with translation MKVMAIFGTRPEAIKMAPVVKELLKHPEIETKVCLTAQHREMLDQVVELFNLPVDYDLDIMKKGQSLYDITTRVLLGLKEVLEKENPDLVLVHGDTTTTFSAALAAFYQQIDVGHVEAGLRTGNMYSPFPEEANRSLTGILTTLHFAPTDTAKNNLLMENRKEETIFTVGNSVIDALLATVKKDYVFADKEIESIEEGKRIILVTTHRRENLGDPMRQVYRALRRLIEDVPNTEIVFPVHRNPLVRQAVNEELAGIAGVHLVDPMEYEPFTNLMARADIILTDSGGIQEEAPSLGKPVLVLRDTTERPEAVASGTVKLVGTDEEKIYNTAYELLTNVKSYQEMAEAVNPYGDGHAATRIVEAILYHYKISKKKPCAFIAR